Within Bactrocera oleae isolate idBacOlea1 chromosome 6, idBacOlea1, whole genome shotgun sequence, the genomic segment ACCCTTGGCTCATATTCAGCGCGTCGTGAATCGGTTGATTCGCGCACTGATTCTCTGCTCAATCGAAGCGACACTTTTATACTGAACTCTGACCAGGAGGATAAGGAAAGCAAACAGAATTCGTCGAATAACTCAACGTTGGAGAAGAAGTCGAAAAAATCGAAAGTTCTAAGTAAATTTGCCACTTTTACTAAACGCAAAAAGACGCCAACGCCGGAGAAAGCAGATTCCTTAGAACATCACCCGAGTGATAATGCCACCAACACTTACTACAAATGGAAAGCTGATGGTCCGACTTCGGCTCATACATTGGATTATGATTCACAATCGGATCCGTTTAATTTCCTATACGAGCAACATTCCAGTTTGAAAGGAATGCAACAGGGCAGTAGTAGTGGTTCCATGCACTCAACCCAAAGCTCAAACTCAAGCACACACAATCAGCCTTTCGACTCATCCACCTATCGCAAGGGAAAAATACCAACACAATTAAAGGAACAACTGTCGCAGCTGAAAACACAGACCAAGCCGGATTTGCATGAAGATGAGGAATTTACGGCTGAGCAGGAGTCGGCCGCGGATAAATATAAGACAGTGACGCTGAACAGTTTTCGAAAGTCTTTTCGTGAAAAATTTCTGTTGAATCAACACAACCCACCACATAATCCCGCCTGGTTTGTAGAGGTTGAACCACCTAAATCCGAAACGCTCGGTCCTTGTGAATCCAAAGAGAATCGCCCCGACTTTCTTGTTTTCGAGAATGAAAATTACCGCCCAAATTCTCGTTCACCGGTGCGTGATAGCAAAGAGCGCACACCGCGCTCCACCAGTCGTTCACCAGTTAAACGTAACGAGACATTTCGTATGGAACGACCGACATTCGATGCGACTAAAAGTAGTCAAGAACGTCACAAGGGCATACCGAAGCCAGAGGTGCCATCGATACGCATTGAAATTAAGAATTCAATAGCGCCGAATATGCCTTCGCGTATAGTGCCAGTGGGCGTGGCGAAGCCCATGCTTTCGCCGCACAATATGCAGGAAAATTATCAAAACTCAACGGCGCGCAGCAATGCGGCGGTCACCACCAACGCTGTACAGCCAATTAAGCAGAATAAAGTGGGTGGACGTGATAAGTCCCCACATAACTGGGGTAAGCCGATCACCGTCACGCCGGTACGCTATCCAACGGCCGCCAAAATCGGCACAACAATAGCTGGCCGTTACCAAACATTGGTGCAAATACGCAATGAGGCCAATGCTAAAGCGGCGCCTACACAAACTCAGCAGCGGTCACCGGTGAGTCGGAGCCGTCTATCTACGCGCATACAACTGGGTGGAGCTGGTGGTTCGCCCACCTTACAGAAGCGTCTCAATACGCCCGGTACACGCCATTCACTTGCCACACCCTTACAAACGGGAACGCTCAGCAGCTATGAGCTCCTGAAAAACACGCCAGAATTGTCAACTAAGTCCGCCATGGATCAACGGATGCTGTCGCAGCCTAAGCATACTTACTTTGGTGACGCGGCCCTGCATACTGCCAATAGTAACAACAGTAAAAACATTTCGACGACTACATTTTCCATGGGTCGCACGCCAGTTCATTCAACTATCGGCGGTTTCGCCGGCACCAGCAGCTATGCAACGTCTACGAGTCGGCTGCAACAACCACAAGCTTTGCGCGCAACTGGCGGTGGTATAAACTGCCGaacgcaacagcagcagcagcaacaacatcaacaacagcgTGTGCTTGTGCCAACACAGAGGCGTTCACGATCGCCAATCAAAATTCCGTGGCGTTGAGCAGGGCGCATTACTCAGTGCTGAATTAGTCAGTGAATTTTGTACTGCGTGGGCAAGCCGGGCTCCGGCGCAAGGCTAACGAGGTGACAGGAGCGAGAGTCGTTGCGATCTatgatttttttccaaatattattagtagatatatatatttttttgctaatttacgATAAGAAGTTGCTGCGGCAAACCGGAAATACTCACTTCTCTGGGTGGCTCCGTGTAAATCGGACATTTCTACAACGAAATTTACTAAAACAccgataaataattaatataacaaaCATAACTGTCGCTTGATTGATGAACATCTGCTTTAAACAAaacatatttgaataaaaaaggaCTGAAAATCACTAGTGAATATTTCGAATTCAAAATGATTGCGTTGAAGaaccaaataaatataaaaatatcaacaatacAAAAATCCGAAAtcctaatttaaaatattagtaaatcaaaattaaaatttaatgaccgCAAATAATTGAGCGGTACTTGAAGGAAATGCCTATTCaactaaattcatatttttgtacacacacatgcaaccaTAAAAGTCTATGTATTTACTTCCATGCAAAAACGAATGAAAATTGCTCAACAATTCAATAATAACGAGTatactgaaaattaaattacttttcgtttttttctgtGTCACCTTGAGGTTCATGGAAATAGTAATTAAGTGGTTTATGCCTAAAATGTGATCTTTGCCTGAGAGGTGAGATCAGCCCTGTAATATTGAGGCAGTTGCCTTTTACACGAAGTATTATAATTCTGAGTGGGCGAAGTGTATGATAACTTGCGACAGTGAAATTTCAAGTATGACTTAATTTAGAAGTGATTTCAGGGTATAtttatctatacatatgtaaatagttgAGCATAACGTTTGTGTTgcgaattattaatttttctttaaatcttTGCCCTAGTGTAGGATTAggtcatatatgtatgaatagatCTAATACTAAGTCaaatcatacatatttatatataaatatatcgtgGCCAAGAGCCACCAACTGACAACACCATTCGTCGTTTGTTGCCAAGTTTTGTTCAACATTGGATACCGAGAGATGCATAAACTGATTGAAGCTGCCAGAGAAGAAGTGTccgataatttcaataaatttaataaatttctacataaattgcaaattacataaaatatattatcgaAAAACCGTCGACATCGCTTGGAGTGAAGACAAATAGACAATTACGGGGTTAGGTGTAGTCAgagacataaaaaattaaaattttaaatagtttttttggcctgtaagttattttattttataaaagtaaaaaatggcATCATTATATAAGGTTTCGACTTGGCttgatagaaataaaaaaaatctcagTTTTTGTTGTCCAGTTCCAACCGCAGCTGCTTGCGGTGAACACCACTAATGtttggagattcatctaaaatcaatcagacaaaaaaaaatagttttatgaaTAGATAATCTTGTGCATGATCgaacatttttgtaaataacaAAATGGCATCCTCAGGAAAATTTTATCCAGATTTTCGGGAAAATACCAACAGTTAATTGTTTgtaagaaattgaaattaaaaaaaaatcaagaaaaaacggCTGAACCGAAACTGTAATACTCTTCATAGGTATATCTTTTgtaacataaaagggtataaaagccactttaattttgattttgatcggtcagtttatatggcagctatatgctattgtggtctGATATCGGGGGTTTCGGGAAATTATAAGATTCTTGGGgtgaaaagaacgtgtgcgacgtttcaggtcgatatctcaaaaactgtataTATACACTTATGGATAATAATAGGTGTGCGTTTAGCTGGTACTGTTTTTTAGCTAAATGGTGTTGTAACTGTTACTTATGTTTGATACCGTTACATTTTTACGATGAAGGCGAAAGAGTAGTGCATATATATCAACAAATTGAATTactattttgtaataataataaaataagtgtAAGTAATATGCTTTAGAAAATAAGTGTTATTTCGaagtatttttcatattaatgtaGGTATTGGAGTAAATGTTAGCTCATAATGCCAGAAAAATTCCTCTTCTTAGAAAGGTTTTTTTGATTCAGTGACGAagttaagattaatttttatggaaattattataaaaaactttcCGCCGCCCTAAAGGCAAAGAATTTGATTGTAGATACACCGAAAAGACAATTAAGCATGGAGGCGGTGTGGGGATGTTTATCCTGGCAAAGCGTTGGTCCGTTATTTTGGataaaaaacacaataactGCCATTGACAACAGAGACATTTTTCAAAACATGTTGCTATAATACGCTGAAGAAAATATGCCACTGAGATGGAGTTATTAGGGATGCAAATGTGGCCTGTAGTCAATCCCCTCATCTCAACCCGATTGAAAACTTGTAAAGTGACCTTAAGAGGAGATTGGCACCTTTACACCTATTAAATTGACCAATGATATtgcttattttgaaaaataattcagttttaaaattcggaatgaatatttttaaatgcaaattcttCAAAGCTATTAAATATAAACTGTGTACACCTATTATTTTGCCCATAAGTGTATATTATGTAGAattttcgacgtttccttctgaatgTTAAAAacatcgtggaaaacttaatataccctagtttttatgttttcaaataactaaataaatttcatagaaATCTACCTAGCAATTTCCGAGCTACCACTGTAGTTTAAAAAACAtagtttgagaaaaacgcatttgaagtTTTACACAAGCATGCCAGAGGGCTCGTTTTGCTAATTATCGAAAAGTATGTGTCGCATTTACTAATCAAATTTTCACAGAATATTTCTAAGATATTATACTTTAATGGatattttaatagattttttgaTTCTGACTACTCCTAACACTATAATAGGTTAGACAGATCACACCGTGAATCACCggcacataattttttttgaggaAACGAAATAATCTAATAAGATGAAGAAGCTTAATGACCAGGTGTAATTTGTGGCGAGCCAAGATTGACTAGGATATTCTCGCGAAGAGTCCCATGTGTATTATTGTAATCCTAATTCAAAcgtattgttttatattattaaaattctaagcaaaaaaaaattaattaaaataattgcaaaatagTTTCCATTCCTTTCGGTATTGAGTTTATGTTGTTATAGCGATGAAAAATATTCCCTTAATAATTCTCGAGAATGCTAGATGGCAATCTTTGGTCATATATAAATCAAGGTCCGTTCCGGAGATATTGACCTGACCATGGGaacaatttttagtttaagtGAATCCAGCTGATCTAAACGCGCATGATTGGAGTCTCCAAGagattaaactaattttaacaaTTGTGTCTCTTAATGCCGATTAATCTTTGCGTCGTATGTAACGTGTGTAAGCACACTGCCGGAATTCGCTAATTTACTGAATTActtagaaaaaataattgtgaaacccgaaattaacttaataaaatgccaaaaatacTTATGATTGAATTATCTGCGTGCTTGTCGGGAAAAATAACTTCTGGGTCGCACATTTCGAAAGTGTGAAGAGAAAATTCTCCAAAGGTGTAGCAATTTTCCGCAGTAAAAATGTTGAGTCTGTTGAACACAACAACATaacattttctcttttttattattttgtttttactaataAAAACGTGTTAATTCATGCAAAAACAAGCGCGGTTTATATTCGCATGCATTTACATTTGAATTTGTGATTTCGCTTGGATTTGTAATATAGGTTGGTGACTTCTTGCTGTGTCGACGGGGCGTCGCTGCTGTCAGCTGTCGACTGATTGTTTGCACCGCCGGTTGTTCACACTGATACTTACCATTCGTGTGATTAGATTTCTTCAGCCACAcacatacctaaatacatatgtatatgcatttagcCGCAGAGTGAATGCTTTTCAGCCGAAATTCTCAGCCAGAAGCAAAGCAGGTCAGGTTGCAGTTACATATTGTAAAACCCGTCCAAAGGCACTCAAGAAACGCAAACGATTACAATTAGATATAATCATACTAGAGACATAGTTTAAAGTCTACTTTAAGTGCAAACAACGGGCACAACTAAAATAATGGCTATAACGATTGTTATTGTTGGgcctacaacaacagcagagcGTGGCTATAAAATGAAACAATTAATTTAGTCTGCTGCCTAGTAGGCGATAATTGCAAAGTTAAAGCGAGTTTAAGTTTGACCGCTATGCTGGTGTTGGAAAGTATGGTATGGAGTTGCCAGATTTAGGAGAATAAAGACAATTTAAAGATGTTCATACATTTTGCTTccgagtattaaaatatttttttagaatccGAGAAAcgaaaaaaggaattacaacaCTACTGATGTGACCTTTTCTACTAAATTTGACAgaataacttttaataaaacTCCCCAACTTTCAGTTGAAGAACAACTTATtccaaaaatttacaataaaaattcaaattgtatAAGTGCATATTAGAGTACTGTACGAGTACTTGTACCACGTACCAAACTGTCAGTGTCCATTCGCTGGtttccaaacattttttaagctGGGGTTTATGTCAATGGCTGATGGGCAGAGATTATTCCAGAGCAAATCTCTCACGGGGAACGAATTGTCATTCTCAATGATAGTCAAGCGGCATGTCAGGCAATCTCGTCCGTTAAAATCAAATCAACAATAGTATAGTAGTACAATCCGGTGAGATAACCCATTACAATAACTAACCCTGGGGTTATTCCATTGGGATGCGcttttctttgattttattcGGTTAAACGAAGTGTTGTGATAACAGAAGAAGGCATAATAGACCACTGGTAGCAGTGCATTCCTCAACTTTCAATCTATTTATCTATCTATGTAGGGAAATATAGCTTTAATAATTACCACGTACAATTTTGCAAGTAACTGTTACGTAAATTCGCACCGTTAGATAGTCGGTAGACTACAAAGCTTTGGTATGCCTAAATtcgtaaaagaaattttatcaTAAGGCTGCGATCCCCAGTACTGAAGCTCTAGTATATAACTACCTTTTTAGAATAAGCACTCAAATGGAGCTTCCCAAGTTTTCAACCATCACATGATGGCAGTAGGCTAATATCGTATTCACTTTGTTTTCAAAAACCTTTGGAAGTAGGTAtctgatataaattttttgaaagtggtaaaattaagttcaaatatacatacatacgctatatgcattatatataatatattacatatatataaggaaTCTGGACTAGGTATGtctaacataatttaattaatttagtttaaccCCGATTCCAGACTTGCCAAAATCGTCCTTTGTTAACTTTGGCCCTTGATTGGATATTAAACAGTACCTTTCAGTTTTTTAATTTGGTATTTGGTATGGAAAAATTCGCGCATCATGAAACCATGATAACTTTTAAAAGTCGATTTGATCTTTATATAATTGGAAAATTGTTACTTGTTAGTGTTATCAAAAATGCTTTAGCTTTTTCGctcacttatacatatgtatgcagttGTAGTAGTCGGTAACTCTATTCAAGCTTAATtgagtttaataaaatatatatgtatatatatacatattagtaTTATGCATATGcttaactttttcattttagtaACAAATGGTGACTCGAGAGACCAAGAAAATTTAGCAGTGATTCAGAGCAAAGATTTTAAAATAGAGCAAATATCCGCCTCCAAGGAAGGTGTTAAACTGAAGAGCGGGTGTGTCATAACCCTGTAGGTGAACACACTAGTGCCGAACTGCCGATTCGTATAACAtttaaatgctaaaaaaaaataaaagtaagttgACATCAATGTACCGATAGTTAGGACTGGTTGAACGAAATTTCCAAACTAAATACTTCAAGATTTCGAAATTTGACAGTAAAAGCGCCAACTAAATACATATTTCGAATAATAGAAAAAGGAaccaaatgtaatatttttgaggtattttttattgttttctctttactgagctttcatataatttaacATAACCTAGTTATGTAATACGAGTACACAGCCTAAAGCTCAAACTGTGTTTCTGAAAGACACCAATTTCGCTAGAAGAAAATATGCTTTTGCATGTTCAAAGTATTTGTTCTGGTTTTTAACTGGGACTAGAGTTACAAAATATGTCATTGCGATGCTCTTTTGAATACACACATCTGGTAAATCTACCTGAGTGGGAGAAaaattgagagactagtttgACTGGCTCAGCTGGTCGACACTAGCCATTATATTGTCTCTTTAATTTAACACGAGTAAATATCATGATTTGCTAAATGTCTTGTGATTTgaaattcttgttgttgtatggAGTAAAATTGCGGGGGTTTCCAATTTGGTGGGCAACAAAACAACTATCGATCGTTtgtttaattcatatttttttcgctaagttttgctattttttccataaaataaaTGACAAGTTAAGCTTTTGcttgaaatgaaatataatcaGAATCTAAAATTCAAAGTAAACATTTTGCAGAGCGTACCCGCTTTCGctgtcatgtttttttttttgtcatttctgCCGATAATGAATTATTAATGCTATTAATGATTTGTTTAGTGTATGTGACGTAAATTGATGACGCTTGAACTTGCAATTCTTTCATTTTTGTGCATTCACATCAAAAAGCAATTCGCgcgtgtttttgttttctttgttttatttaatttgattacAACGAATCTGAAGGTTACATTAGAGATCCCAAAGTGTTAAAGGCAACGAATTACAATAatcgtttacatttttttggtttttcctcGTACCTAAGcgtcatatataatatagtatacataccatatatgtgtgGGTATATACAATTAGTACTGCCGTAAGACGATAATGTCATCTTTGGTCTTGGGTAGGGTACCACCACCTCAATGTAAATTTCATGTTATTTATGTACGCTTTCAAATATCCAATAGTTTTATACTGAAAAGtttgttttaaaactgaatatgCTGATGCGATCTAGTTCGTTGTCAGTCTAATAATGAATTTCTTCAAACTATATGCCAGCTTTCTGACGCTTCTTAGAACGGTATGTCCTGACGCTTCATTGACTTTTCGTTAATTTCAGTCCAAAGTTGTAATTTGTCTTATTTTGTTCAGTCATTTTG encodes:
- the LOC106616282 gene encoding uncharacterized protein translates to MSFFRNFRAKTRSKSTSRYTTPVNTNSRPGSVISNTTLHTLGSYSARRESVDSRTDSLLNRSDTFILNSDQEDKESKQNSSNNSTLEKKSKKSKVLSKFATFTKRKKTPTPEKADSLEHHPSDNATNTYYKWKADGPTSAHTLDYDSQSDPFNFLYEQHSSLKGMQQGSSSGSMHSTQSSNSSTHNQPFDSSTYRKGKIPTQLKEQLSQLKTQTKPDLHEDEEFTAEQESAADKYKTVTLNSFRKSFREKFLLNQHNPPHNPAWFVEVEPPKSETLGPCESKENRPDFLVFENENYRPNSRSPVRDSKERTPRSTSRSPVKRNETFRMERPTFDATKSSQERHKGIPKPEVPSIRIEIKNSIAPNMPSRIVPVGVAKPMLSPHNMQENYQNSTARSNAAVTTNAVQPIKQNKVGGRDKSPHNWGKPITVTPVRYPTAAKIGTTIAGRYQTLVQIRNEANAKAAPTQTQQRSPVSRSRLSTRIQLGGAGGSPTLQKRLNTPGTRHSLATPLQTGTLSSYELLKNTPELSTKSAMDQRMLSQPKHTYFGDAALHTANSNNSKNISTTTFSMGRTPVHSTIGGFAGTSSYATSTSRLQQPQALRATGGGINCRTQQQQQQQHQQQRVLVPTQRRSRSPIKIPWR